The Streptomyces sp. NBC_00576 genome contains the following window.
AGATCGTGGACGTGCTGGAGGAGGCGGCCGACGCCTTCGAGCACGTGGCGAACACGGTGGAGACCATCGCCGTCAAGGAGTCCTGACCTCTTCATGGACACCTTCGCACTGATCGTGACCATTGGCGTCGCGCTCGGATTCACATACACGAACGGCTTCCACGACTCCGCGAACGCGATCGCGACCTCCGTTTCCACACGCGCGCTGACGCCCCGCGCGGCGCTGGCGATGGCCGCGGTGATGAACCTGCTGGGCGCGTTCCTGGGCAGTGGCGTCGCGAAAACGGTCAGCGAGGGCCTGATCGAGACGCCCGAGGGCTCCTCGGGCATGGCGATCCTGTTCGCGGCGCTGGTCGGCGCGATCGCCTGGAACCTGGTCACCTGGTACTTCGGCCTCCCCTCGTCCTCCTCGCACGCGCTGTTCGGCGGCATGGTGGGGGCGGCACTGGCGGGCGGTACGAAGGTCTACTGGTCCGGCGTCCTGGAGAAGGTCGTCATCCCGATGTTCGTCTCCCCGGTGGTGGGCCTGCTGGCCGGCTACCTGGTGATGACGGCGATCATGTGGATCTTCCGCCGCGCCAACCCGCACAAGGCGAAGCGCGGTTTCCGTATAGCCCAGACGGTGTCGGCGGCAGGCATGGCCCTGGGCCACGGCCTCCAGGACGCCCAGAAGACGATGGGCATCGTGGTGATGGCCCTGGTCATCGCGGACGTCGAGGAATACGGCGACCCGATCCCGGTCTGGGTCAAGATCGCCTGCGCGGTGATGCTGTCCCTGGGCACGTACGCGGGCGGGTGGCGCATCATGCGCACCCTGGGCCGCAAGATCATCGAGCTGGACCCACCCCAGGGCTTCGCGGCGGAGACGACGGGCGCGTCGATCATGTTCGCCACGGCGTATCTGTTCAAGGCTCCCGTCTCCACGACCCACGTCATCACCTCCGCGATCATGGGCGTGGGCGCGACGAAGCGGGTGAAGGCGGTGCGCTGGGGGATAGCCAAGAACATCGTCCTGGGCTGGTTCATCACCATGCCGGCGGCGGCTGTGGTGGCGGCGGTCGGCTTCTGGATCGTGAAACTGGCCTTCCTGTAGGCCTTCCCGTTGTTACTGTGCGCTCGATCGACACTCAAGTGTTCGAATCAATGGCCGACTTACAGGGGGAAGTATGAAGTTCGACCGCAAGAGACTCGTGTACGGCGTCGGCATGGGGGCGGCCGTCACCGCGACCCTGCTCTTCGGGGCGGGACCCGCCGCGGCCTACGGCGACCTGACCGCCCGCTCCGTGGCATCGGGCAAGTACGCGTACATGGCGGGCACAATAGACTTCTACGCCGAGGGCGACAGGTTCGAGGTGTGCGACAACTCGAGTGACGGCGCGGGAGTCGCCGGATACTGGAAGATCGGCAGCGGCGGCGACACCACCAAGATCTACAACGGCAACGGCGCGGGCGCCCTCGAATGCGTGTGGCGGAACAAGAACCCCGCCGAGACCGCCGTCGTCTACATCAAGGTCTGTCTCCAGGACAACGGTAACGTCCTGGACGACACCTGCAGCACCTGGCGATCCATACGCGCCAACGGCAGCAACCCCTGACCGGATCACACGAACGGGCCCGCCCCCGGAGCGAATCCAGGGGCGGGCCCTATTCGACCTCGCGGTGGCACCGCCATGCAGCACCGCGAGGGGTATGGAGGGGACCTCGACTCAGCCGAAGCGGCCCGAGATGTAGTCCTCCGTCGCCTGGACCGACGGGTTGGAGAAGATGCGCTCCGTCTCGTCGATCTCGATCAGCTTGCCGGGCTGCCCGACCGCCGCGAGGTTGAAGAACGCCGTACGGTCCGAGACCCGCGCCGCCTGCTGCATGTTGTGCGTCACGATGACGATCGTGAACCGTTCCTTCAGCTCACCGATCAGGTCCTCGATCGCGAGGGTCGAGATCGGGTCGAGGGCCGAGCAGGGCTCGTCCATCAGCAGCACCTTGGGCTCGACCGCGATCGCCCGCGCGATGCACAGTCGCTGCTGCTGCCCGCCCGACAGACCCGAACCGGGCTTGTTCAGGCGGTCCTTGACCTCGTTCCAGAGGTTCGCGCCCTTCAGCGACTTCTCCACGACGTCGCTCAGCTCGGACTTCTTGTACGAGCCGTTCAGCCGCAGCCCCGCCGCCACGTTGTCGTAGACCGACATCGTCGGGAAGGGGTTCGGCCGCTGGAAGACCATGCCGACCTCACGCCGTACCGCCACCGGGTCGACCCCCGTGCCGTACAGGTTCTCGTCGTCGAGCATGACCTTGCCGTCGACGCGCCCGCCGGGCGTGACCTCGTGCATGCGGTTCAGGGTGCGCAGGAAGGTGGACTTGCCGCAGCCGGAGGGGCCGATGAAGGCCGTCACCGAGCGCGGCTCGACCGTCATCGAGATGTCCTCGATCGCGCGGAAGGAGCCGTAGTAGGCGCTGAGGCCGCTTACGTCGATTCGCTTGGCCATGGATATCACTGCTTCTTTCGAGGGGTCAGCCGGCCGCCAGGCCGGCTACAGGTCGCTGTCGTACGGCCGCGTCAGCGACCTGTCTTCGGGGCCTTCCAGCGGGCGATACCGCGAGCTCCGAGGTTGAGGATCATCACGAAGGCGATCAGCGTGAGCGACGCCGCCCAGGCACGGTCGTACGCCGCCTCCGCACCACCACTGTTCGCGTACTGCTGGTAGATGTACAGCGGTAGCGAGGCCTGCGCACCCTCGAAGGGGTTGTTGTTGATGAAGGGGTTGCCGAAGACCAGGAGCAGGACCGGTGCCGTCTCGCCCGCGATACGGGCGACCGCCAGCATGATGCCGGTGGTGATACCGCCGATGGCGGTCGGCAGGACCACCTTCAGGATGGTGCGCCACTTCGGGATGCCGAGCGCGAGAGACGCCTCGCGCAGCTCGTTCGGTACGAGCTTCAGCATCTCCTCCGTCGAACGGACGACCACCGGCATCATCAGGATGGCCAGGGCCAGCGAGCCGGCGAAGCCGAACGGCTGCATGTCGAACTGCAGCATGAGGCTCAGGATGAAGAGGCCCGCGACGATCGACGGGATGCCCGTCATGACGTCCACGAAGAACGTGACCGCCTTGGCCAGCGTGCCGCGCCCGTACTCCACCAGGTAGATCGCGGTGAGTACGCCGATCGGCGCGCCCATCGCGGTGGCCAGACCGACCTGCTCCAGGCTGCCGATGATGGCGTGGTAGATGCCACCGCCCGGCTCGCTGTCGGCGACGACACCCATCGAGTGGGTCAGGAAGAAGACGTCGAGGACCTTCACACCGCGTGAGACGGTCGTCCACAGCAGGGAGATCAGCGGCACCAGGGCGAGCAGGAACGCGACCCAGACCAGCGAGGTGGCGATGCGGTCCTTGGCCTGACGCTTGCCCTCGACGCTCGTGGCGATGACGTACGTACCGACGACGAAGAGGATCGCGGCGATCAGGCCCCACTGGATGCTGCTGTCCAGGCCGGCGGCGAAGCTGATGCCGATCCCGAGCGCGACGGAAGCGCCGGCCAGCGCCCAGGGGAACCACTTGGGGAGCCTGGCGCCCTGCAGGGTGCTGGGGCGCTTCTCGGCTACGACGGTGCTCATGCGTTGGCCCCCGAGTACTCGGCGCGGCGGGCGATGATCGCGCGGGCCGCACCGTTGACCACCAGAGTGATGACGAACAGGACCAGACCGGAGGCGATGAGCGCGTCACGGCCGTACTCCGACGCCTCACCGAACTTGGCGGCGATGTTCTGCGCGAAGGTGCCGCCGCCCGGGTCGAGCAGGCTGGTCTGGATGAGGAAGCTCGGGGAGAGGACGGTGGCGACGGCCATCGTCTCGCCCAGCGCGCGGCCGAGGCCGAGCATCGACGCGGAGATCACACCGGAGCGGCCGAAGGGCAGCACCGCCATGCGGATGACCTCCCAGCGCGTGGCACCGAGGGCCAGCGCAGCCTCCTCGTTCATCCGCGGGGTCTGCCGGAACACCTCACGGCTGACGTTCGTGATGACGGGGAGGA
Protein-coding sequences here:
- a CDS encoding inorganic phosphate transporter; translated protein: MDTFALIVTIGVALGFTYTNGFHDSANAIATSVSTRALTPRAALAMAAVMNLLGAFLGSGVAKTVSEGLIETPEGSSGMAILFAALVGAIAWNLVTWYFGLPSSSSHALFGGMVGAALAGGTKVYWSGVLEKVVIPMFVSPVVGLLAGYLVMTAIMWIFRRANPHKAKRGFRIAQTVSAAGMALGHGLQDAQKTMGIVVMALVIADVEEYGDPIPVWVKIACAVMLSLGTYAGGWRIMRTLGRKIIELDPPQGFAAETTGASIMFATAYLFKAPVSTTHVITSAIMGVGATKRVKAVRWGIAKNIVLGWFITMPAAAVVAAVGFWIVKLAFL
- the pstB gene encoding phosphate ABC transporter ATP-binding protein PstB; protein product: MAKRIDVSGLSAYYGSFRAIEDISMTVEPRSVTAFIGPSGCGKSTFLRTLNRMHEVTPGGRVDGKVMLDDENLYGTGVDPVAVRREVGMVFQRPNPFPTMSVYDNVAAGLRLNGSYKKSELSDVVEKSLKGANLWNEVKDRLNKPGSGLSGGQQQRLCIARAIAVEPKVLLMDEPCSALDPISTLAIEDLIGELKERFTIVIVTHNMQQAARVSDRTAFFNLAAVGQPGKLIEIDETERIFSNPSVQATEDYISGRFG
- the pstA gene encoding phosphate ABC transporter permease PstA; protein product: MSTVVAEKRPSTLQGARLPKWFPWALAGASVALGIGISFAAGLDSSIQWGLIAAILFVVGTYVIATSVEGKRQAKDRIATSLVWVAFLLALVPLISLLWTTVSRGVKVLDVFFLTHSMGVVADSEPGGGIYHAIIGSLEQVGLATAMGAPIGVLTAIYLVEYGRGTLAKAVTFFVDVMTGIPSIVAGLFILSLMLQFDMQPFGFAGSLALAILMMPVVVRSTEEMLKLVPNELREASLALGIPKWRTILKVVLPTAIGGITTGIMLAVARIAGETAPVLLLVFGNPFINNNPFEGAQASLPLYIYQQYANSGGAEAAYDRAWAASLTLIAFVMILNLGARGIARWKAPKTGR